A genomic window from Silene latifolia isolate original U9 population chromosome Y, ASM4854445v1, whole genome shotgun sequence includes:
- the LOC141626457 gene encoding uncharacterized protein LOC141626457: MTINKDLVATLLSGHDWLRSLRMTSYGFLFYGPGSYLWYQTLERYFPQPTFTNLLVKVLLNQIILGPAVIAVVFGWNNLWKGKASELPGKYQKDALPALLIGFRFWVPYSLLNFWFIPLQARVAFMSLGSIFWNFILSSTMSK, encoded by the exons ATGACTATAAACAAG GATTTAGTTGCGACTCTTCTATCTGGTCATGATTGGCTACGATCACTTCGAATGACTTCCTACGGGTTTCTGTTTTATGGTCCTGGGTCTTATCTGTGGTATCAAACTCTAGAGCGTTATTTTCCTCAACCAACGTTTACGAACCTATTGGTAAAG GTCTTGTTGAATCAAATAATCCTTGGTCCAGCAGTTATAGCGGTTGTTTTCGGATGGAACAACTTATGGAAAGGGAAAGCATCTGAACTTCCAGGGAAATATCAGAAGGATGCACTTCCTGCCCTGCTCATTG GATTTAGATTCTGGGTTCCCTACAGTTTGTTGAATTTTTG GTTCATCCCTCTTCAAGCACGGGTGGCGTTCATGTCACTGGGTTCAATCTTCTGGAATTTCATCCTATCGTCGACCATGAGCAAGTAA